Proteins encoded within one genomic window of Fragaria vesca subsp. vesca linkage group LG1, FraVesHawaii_1.0, whole genome shotgun sequence:
- the LOC101298358 gene encoding condensin complex subunit 2-like yields MADVLSPDPTATQKQRLPMAARLQSPTSPFFLGSNDDHLERAQARAARAAAIRRKSVALNRQPHLDGSDSDPGLDKQQILELFQNCIKLASENKINQKNTWELNLIDHLAELVKVEEEKDAETNFQKASCTLEAGVKIYSLRVDSVHSEAYKVLGGMNRAGQDDEQDKGMGEANADNEPNMATSKKERKMSPLSTLESSFEALNVKKFDVAFAVDPLYHQTSAQFDEGGAKGLLMNNLGVYGRCRVLFDSSEVPGKCISSDNQHDKPDTIDLSFAREYVEEMVLNMRTKDEISPTLRHLVDRFDEDNRRPLDTYTCAQESAEQDDSTCNNDIDIDGDASHNDGTWDYDHDEQTSMVEEEHNYENTSFPSYHEEDEPSSFHGPDFDDRLEKVDGFLFLSLGFTSKQNAWAGPDHWKYQKTKGSEVNTLAEPPLTVKRQRSKQQPDIDFTKALEEEMSDLFAPPKNPKSLLLPANRAICSTKLPEDCHYQPEDLVKLFLLPNVKCLGRRGRKSSDQSRQQYEYYGQASFCDDDGGQYDDGQYDEGNVHSDVEDFSTLVSQPRQVNKIEVQYDKTSKQVDVQALKETLWGHVQETVQMSTQGEEQVVSFKQILGSFPSDSRAAPTINDISPHLCFICLLHLANEHGLKILGNTNLDDLSVHLPLL; encoded by the exons ATGGCCGACGTCCTCAGCCCCGACCCAACCGCCACCCAGAAGCAGCGCCTCCCCATGGCCGCCCGCCTCCAGTCTCCGACCAGCCCCTTCTTCCTCGGCTCCAACGACGACCACCTCGAGCGTGCCCAGGCACGCGCGGCACGCGCCGCCGCGATTCGGAGAAAGTCCGTCGCCCTCAACCGTCAGCCACATCTTGATGGTTCCGATTCCGATCCCGGCCTCGATAAGCAGCAGATCCTTGAGCTCTTCCAGAATTGTATCAAACTCGCTAGCGAAAAT AAAATTAATCAAAAGAATACGTGGGAGCTGAACTTGATTGACCACTTGGCGGAGCTTGTCAAGGTTGAAGAGGAAAAGGATGCGGAGACGAATTTTCAGAAG GCAAGCTGTACTTTGGAAGCTGGAGTCAAGATTTACTCCTTAAGAGTTGATTCAGTTCACTCCGAGGCATACAAGGTTCTTGGTGGGATGAATCGAGCAGGACAAGACGATGAACAAG ATAAAGGTATGGGAGAAGCCAATGCTGACAATGAACCAAATATGGCTACTTCCAAGAAAGAGAGAAAG ATGTCACCTTTATCGACACTGGAGTCATCTTTTGAGGCTCTAAATGTGAAGAAGTTTGATG TTGCATTTGCAGTTGATCCACTTTATCATCAGACATCCGCACAATTTGATGAAGGCGGGGCCAAGGGTCTTTTAATGAATAATCTTGGAGTATATGGTAGATGCAGAGTGCTCTTTGACTCATCGGAGGTACCAGGGAAGTGCATATCATCGGATAATCAACATGATAAACCAGATACCATTGATCTTTCTTTTGCTAGGG AATATGTTGAAGAGATGGTATTGAACATGCGGACGAAAGATGAAATTTCACCAACTCTCAGGCATTTGGTTGATAGATTTGATGAAGATAACAGAAGGCCATTAGATACATATACATGTGCTCAGGAATCGGCAGAGCAAGATGATTCTACCTGTAATAATGACATTGACATAGATGGTGATGCATCTCACAACGATGGGACCTGGGATTATGATCACGATGAGCAAACAAGCATGGTGGAGGAGGAACATAACTATGAAAATACAAGTTTTCCCAGTTACCACGAG GAAGACGAACCAAGTTCTTTCCATGGACCTGATTTTGATGACAGACTTGAGAAAGTTGATGGTTTTTTGTTTTTAAGTCTTGGATTCACTTCCAAACAAAATGCTTGGGCAGGTCCTGATCATTGGAAGTACCAAAAAACAAAAG GTTCCGAGGTCAATACTCTTGCAGAACCACCATTAACAGTTAAGCGACAAAGAAGCAAACAACAGCCTGATATTGATTTCACTAAAGCCTTGGAAGAAGAAATGTCTGATCTATTTGCTCCCCCCAAAAACCCCAAGTCGTTGCTGTTGCCTGCAAATAGAGCAATTTGTAGTACAAAACTTCCTGAGGATTGCCACTATCAACCAGAGGACCTTGTCAAATTATTTCTTCTACCCAATGTAAAG TGCCTTGGAAGGAGAGGGAGGAAGTCTTCAG ATCAATCAAGGCAACAATATGAGTATTATGGGCAAGCTTCATTCTGCGATGATGATGGTGGCCAGTATGATGATGGCCAATATGATGAGGGGAATGTCCATAGTGATGTCGAGGACTTTAGCACACTTGTTTCTCAACCTCGCCAG GTAAACAAAATTGAAGTCCAGTATGACAAGACGTCCAAACAAGTTGATGTCCAGGCTTTGAAAGAAACCCTTTGGGGCCATGTACAAGAAACTGTTCAAATGTCTACTCAG GGTGAAGAACAGGTGGTGTCCTTCAAGCAAATACTGGGTAGCTTTCCTAGTGACTCCAGAGCTGCTCCAACTATCAATGACATCTCCCCTCATCTGTGTTTCATATGCCTGTTGCATTTAGCCAATGAGCATGGGTTGAAGATCCTTGGCAATACCAATCTGGATGATCTCAGTGTACACCTACCTCTCTTGTAG